The Sulfitobacter donghicola DSW-25 = KCTC 12864 = JCM 14565 genome has a segment encoding these proteins:
- the xdhC gene encoding xanthine dehydrogenase accessory protein XdhC, with product MAEAIWIEITKVRGSAPRDAGTVMKITATDTNGTIGGGALEYRAIATARKILDANAPEQTETIPLGPSLGQCCGGVVTLNYSYAPKGFVALDQFHVHQLKPNPSHPKFLWVWGAGHVGREVIAQSHPQAFNITWVDSTADRFPKRNYKHVTITPAADMPRLAARAPTYAHHLIFTYSHEIDLGLCAALLKRGAASIGLIGSETKWARFSKRLREMGLDPSPITCPIGDKSLGKAPHAIAQGTVQSLMASK from the coding sequence ATGGCTGAGGCGATCTGGATTGAAATCACCAAGGTCCGCGGCTCTGCCCCTCGTGATGCGGGGACCGTGATGAAGATCACGGCGACAGACACAAATGGAACCATTGGCGGCGGCGCGTTGGAATACCGTGCCATCGCCACTGCGCGTAAAATCCTAGATGCTAACGCGCCCGAACAAACCGAGACGATCCCACTAGGCCCAAGTTTAGGCCAATGCTGCGGGGGCGTTGTTACACTAAATTACTCCTACGCCCCAAAAGGGTTCGTCGCGTTGGATCAGTTCCACGTCCACCAACTGAAACCAAACCCTTCCCATCCCAAATTTCTTTGGGTTTGGGGTGCAGGCCATGTAGGGCGCGAGGTAATTGCCCAGTCCCATCCGCAGGCATTTAACATCACATGGGTGGACAGCACCGCAGATCGTTTTCCCAAACGCAATTACAAACACGTCACCATCACCCCAGCCGCTGACATGCCGCGCCTCGCGGCGCGCGCGCCAACCTACGCCCATCACCTCATCTTTACCTATTCACACGAGATAGACCTTGGCCTGTGCGCCGCTTTGCTAAAACGCGGGGCCGCCAGCATTGGGCTGATCGGATCAGAGACCAAATGGGCACGGTTTTCCAAGCGCCTGCGCGAAATGGGCCTTGATCCCAGCCCGATCACCTGCCCCATTGGGGATAAATCTCTTGGCAAAGCCCCCCACGCCATTGCACAAGGCACGGTGCAATCGTTAATGGCCAGCAAATAA
- a CDS encoding ABC transporter ATP-binding protein: MTQPLLSLSSLTKAYPGVIANEDVSLSIAPGEVHALLGENGAGKSTLVKMIYGLVKPDSGQMQMNGAPFAPSEPRQARAAGVGMVFQHFSLFDALSVAENIALGMENAPKLNALSARITEVSEAYGLPLAPDRIVGDLSAGERQRVEIIRCLLQDPKLLIMDEPTSVLTPQEVDVLFQTLRKLSAEGTAILYISHKLEEIRTLCDNATILRLGQVVGHCAPRETTARDMAEMMVGKLLQTPTRASQSAGDVMLKLSRLSAPAPNAFGMALKDISLELRAGEILGIGGVAGNGQDELLAALSGERPVGRGMLDFKGEDIGAMGPTARRKRGILAAPEERMGHAAAPDMSLIENAMLTGAVRENLDKGGFLDWQAATRFAESIISKFDVRTPSARSAARSLSGGNLQKFVIGREVLQRPEVLVVNQPTWGVDASAAASIRQALLDLAQNGAALIVISQDLDELMEISDRFAALNEGRLSEPRPAQGITVEEIGLLMGGAHGMEVAHG; encoded by the coding sequence ATGACCCAACCGCTGTTATCCCTTTCGTCTCTGACCAAAGCCTATCCTGGTGTGATCGCGAACGAAGACGTATCGCTAAGCATCGCCCCGGGTGAGGTGCACGCGTTGCTGGGGGAAAACGGCGCGGGGAAATCCACGCTTGTAAAGATGATCTATGGGTTGGTGAAACCCGACAGCGGCCAGATGCAGATGAATGGGGCCCCTTTTGCCCCCTCTGAACCGCGACAAGCCCGTGCGGCAGGTGTCGGGATGGTTTTTCAACATTTCTCGCTGTTCGACGCCCTAAGCGTGGCCGAAAACATCGCCCTTGGCATGGAGAACGCGCCAAAGCTAAACGCGCTGTCTGCACGGATCACCGAAGTCTCCGAGGCCTATGGCCTCCCGCTTGCGCCTGATCGCATCGTCGGTGACCTGTCCGCAGGGGAACGCCAGCGCGTCGAGATCATTCGCTGCCTCCTTCAAGACCCCAAACTGTTGATCATGGATGAACCGACATCGGTATTGACCCCTCAGGAGGTCGACGTTCTGTTCCAAACCCTGCGCAAGCTCAGCGCTGAAGGAACGGCAATTCTCTATATCTCTCACAAACTCGAAGAAATCCGCACCCTCTGTGACAATGCTACGATCCTGCGTTTGGGTCAGGTTGTGGGCCATTGCGCACCACGCGAAACCACCGCACGAGACATGGCCGAGATGATGGTGGGCAAGCTGCTGCAAACCCCGACACGCGCAAGCCAAAGCGCGGGAGACGTTATGTTGAAACTATCCCGCCTCAGCGCTCCGGCCCCCAATGCCTTTGGCATGGCTCTGAAGGATATTTCGCTAGAGCTTCGCGCGGGCGAGATTTTGGGCATCGGCGGTGTTGCCGGAAATGGGCAGGACGAGCTGCTGGCCGCTCTTTCGGGTGAGCGGCCCGTGGGGCGTGGCATGCTGGATTTCAAAGGCGAAGACATTGGCGCGATGGGGCCAACTGCGCGGCGAAAACGCGGGATTTTAGCCGCGCCCGAAGAACGCATGGGGCATGCGGCGGCACCAGATATGTCGCTGATCGAAAACGCGATGTTAACAGGGGCAGTGCGCGAAAACCTCGACAAAGGCGGCTTTTTGGATTGGCAAGCCGCCACGCGTTTTGCAGAAAGCATCATATCGAAATTCGATGTCCGCACACCCAGCGCCAGATCAGCAGCGCGGTCGCTTTCTGGCGGGAACTTGCAGAAATTTGTCATCGGTCGCGAGGTGCTGCAGCGCCCTGAAGTTTTGGTTGTGAACCAGCCGACTTGGGGGGTGGATGCCTCTGCTGCTGCGTCGATCCGCCAAGCCTTATTGGACCTTGCGCAAAACGGCGCGGCCTTGATTGTGATCAGTCAGGATTTGGACGAGCTGATGGAGATTTCCGACCGCTTTGCCGCGTTGAACGAAGGGCGGCTATCCGAACCTCGCCCCGCGCAGGGGATCACCGTCGAAGAGATTGGCCTGTTGATGGGCGGCGCGCATGGGATGGAGGTTGCCCATGGTTGA
- a CDS encoding ABC transporter permease: MIALVKRPEPSKAFSLAAPVLAVLATMLFGGLLFSLLGKDPIEAIKTIFWEPVFGEFAFFYRPQLLIKGAPLVLIAIGLSLGFKAGIWNIGAEGQYIMGALFGAGVGLAFYPLESVFIFPLMVLAGAFGGWIWAMIPAILKVKFGTNEILVSLMLVYVAEQFLASMSLGLLKNPEGFGFPGSRNLQQYSSAHNADLIAGSGMHWGVVVAFIAVIFAYVLLSRHRLGFAIRVTGDAPRAAAFSGVNPTRLVLFCLGMSGLLAGLAGVFEVSGPAGQVTIDFNVGYGFTAIIVAFLGRLHPVGILLAGALMALTYIGGDIAQSKLGLPAAAIQVFQGMLLFFLLAFDLFTNFRLRIGNSEVSA, from the coding sequence ATGATTGCCTTGGTCAAACGCCCCGAACCTAGCAAAGCCTTTTCGCTGGCGGCACCCGTGCTGGCGGTTTTAGCAACGATGCTCTTTGGTGGGCTGCTCTTTTCGCTCCTTGGCAAAGACCCCATCGAGGCGATCAAAACGATCTTTTGGGAGCCCGTTTTTGGTGAATTCGCGTTCTTCTACCGCCCCCAGCTTTTGATTAAGGGGGCACCTTTGGTTCTCATCGCGATCGGTCTTAGCCTTGGGTTCAAGGCTGGGATTTGGAACATCGGCGCCGAAGGGCAATACATCATGGGTGCGCTATTTGGCGCGGGTGTTGGCCTTGCGTTTTACCCGCTCGAGAGCGTGTTTATCTTTCCGCTGATGGTGTTGGCGGGTGCGTTTGGCGGATGGATTTGGGCGATGATACCCGCGATCCTCAAGGTGAAATTCGGGACAAATGAAATCCTTGTTTCGCTCATGCTTGTCTATGTCGCAGAGCAATTCCTTGCCTCTATGTCTTTGGGACTGCTTAAAAACCCCGAGGGGTTCGGCTTTCCAGGGTCGCGGAACCTTCAACAATATAGCAGTGCGCATAATGCCGATCTGATTGCAGGGTCGGGTATGCATTGGGGCGTGGTTGTGGCCTTTATCGCCGTCATTTTCGCCTATGTCCTCCTTTCCCGCCACCGATTGGGGTTTGCCATTCGGGTCACAGGCGATGCGCCGCGCGCGGCGGCGTTTTCTGGGGTGAACCCAACGCGGCTGGTTTTGTTTTGCCTCGGCATGTCTGGCCTGCTCGCTGGGCTTGCGGGGGTTTTCGAAGTGTCAGGGCCTGCGGGTCAGGTCACCATTGATTTCAATGTCGGCTATGGCTTCACAGCTATCATCGTGGCCTTCTTGGGGCGTTTGCATCCCGTTGGTATTTTGCTGGCTGGTGCGTTGATGGCGTTGACCTATATCGGCGGGGACATTGCACAATCCAAACTCGGCCTACCTGCCGCCGCCATTCAGGTTTTCCAAGGGATGCTGTTGTTCTTCCTTTTGGCGTTTGACCTGTTCACCAACTTCCGCTTGCGCATTGGCAACAGCGAGGTGTCAGCATGA
- the xdhB gene encoding xanthine dehydrogenase molybdopterin binding subunit, protein MSASKSLPHDAARLHVTGAARYIDDAPTPNGTLHLAFGVSTQAYGEIAAMDLSAVKNCAGVIAVLTADDLPFENDVSPSNHDEPLLAMGEVHYIGQPIFLVIATSHRAARFAAQQGQIDYDIKTPILSIDEALAADSRFEEGPRIYSNGDAAAALAKATNRLSGQLEVGGQEHFYLEGQAAFALPGEDGEMFVQSSTQHPTEIQHKVAEAIGLPMHAVRVETRRMGGGFGGKESQGNALAVSCAIAARATGKPCKMRYDRDDDMTITGKRHDFRIEYDVGFDGDGRVTGIAFTHYARCGWAMDLSLPVADRAMLHADNAYHLPDIRITSHRLRTNTQSATAFRGFGGPQGVVGIERVMDHIASHLDLDPLAVRRKNYYQDDDTEQTTPYRQPVKDCIINSLTNRLSTDATYAERRAEIQSWNAQQPVLKRGIALTPVKFGISFTLTHLNQAGALVHVYQDGSIHLNHGGTEMGQGLFQKLAQIAASEFGVPIELVKITATDTAKVPNTSATAASSGTDLNGMAVLDACTTIRNRMAQHLSESAGCPLDSISFKNGHVSIGNQTLGFAEAAQRCYQSRISLSATGFYKTPDIQWDRIKGEGQPFFYFAYGAAITEVVINTLTGENRILRADILHDAGQSLNPALDIGQVEGGYVQGAGWLTTEELVWDDRGALKTHAPSTYKIPACSDRPDIFNVALWDQPNPARTIYRSKAVGEPPFMLGISAWSALADAIANCGPAYPDLQTPATAEAVLAAVERARDG, encoded by the coding sequence ATGAGCGCTTCGAAGTCTCTGCCCCATGATGCGGCGCGCCTGCATGTTACGGGTGCCGCGCGGTATATAGATGATGCACCGACGCCAAATGGCACATTACATCTGGCTTTTGGCGTCAGTACGCAGGCGTATGGTGAAATAGCCGCAATGGATCTGAGCGCTGTCAAAAACTGCGCTGGCGTCATCGCCGTATTAACCGCAGATGATCTGCCCTTTGAAAATGATGTCTCCCCCTCCAATCACGACGAGCCTCTATTGGCCATGGGTGAGGTTCACTATATCGGCCAGCCGATATTCCTAGTCATTGCAACCAGCCACCGCGCCGCCCGTTTTGCTGCGCAGCAGGGGCAAATCGACTATGATATCAAAACACCGATCCTAAGCATCGACGAGGCCCTCGCAGCCGACAGCCGATTTGAGGAAGGGCCGCGCATCTATTCCAATGGGGATGCAGCAGCTGCGCTCGCTAAGGCGACAAACCGGTTGTCGGGGCAGCTAGAAGTTGGTGGGCAGGAGCATTTCTATCTGGAAGGCCAAGCGGCCTTTGCCCTGCCCGGTGAAGATGGCGAGATGTTCGTGCAAAGCTCGACCCAGCACCCTACCGAAATTCAGCACAAAGTCGCCGAGGCCATTGGCCTGCCCATGCATGCCGTCCGCGTTGAAACACGCCGCATGGGTGGTGGATTTGGGGGCAAGGAAAGTCAGGGGAACGCTTTGGCCGTGTCCTGCGCAATCGCGGCCCGTGCCACTGGCAAACCTTGCAAGATGCGATACGACCGCGACGATGACATGACCATCACCGGCAAGCGCCATGATTTCCGAATAGAATACGATGTCGGTTTTGACGGCGACGGTCGGGTCACGGGGATCGCGTTTACCCACTATGCGCGCTGTGGCTGGGCGATGGATCTTAGCCTGCCTGTCGCGGACCGTGCGATGCTGCATGCTGATAATGCCTATCACCTTCCAGACATCCGGATTACTTCGCATCGCTTAAGGACCAACACACAAAGCGCAACTGCCTTTCGCGGGTTTGGCGGCCCTCAGGGGGTTGTCGGGATCGAACGGGTGATGGACCACATCGCCAGCCATCTGGATCTCGACCCGCTGGCCGTGCGGCGCAAAAATTACTACCAAGACGACGATACCGAACAAACCACGCCTTATCGGCAGCCCGTAAAAGATTGCATCATCAACAGCCTGACCAATCGGCTAAGCACAGATGCCACCTATGCCGAACGCCGCGCCGAGATACAGAGCTGGAACGCCCAGCAGCCCGTTCTAAAACGTGGCATCGCGCTTACCCCCGTCAAATTTGGCATTTCCTTTACCCTCACACATCTCAATCAGGCGGGGGCATTGGTGCATGTCTATCAAGACGGCTCGATTCATCTAAACCACGGCGGCACCGAGATGGGCCAAGGCCTATTTCAAAAACTCGCCCAAATTGCGGCATCAGAATTTGGCGTCCCGATAGAGCTGGTCAAGATCACGGCAACCGATACGGCGAAAGTTCCCAACACCTCTGCGACCGCCGCCAGTTCGGGCACCGATCTAAACGGGATGGCCGTTCTGGATGCCTGCACAACCATACGCAACCGAATGGCGCAGCACCTAAGCGAAAGCGCCGGATGCCCGCTCGACAGTATTTCCTTTAAAAATGGCCACGTCAGTATAGGCAACCAGACGCTCGGCTTTGCCGAGGCTGCGCAGCGTTGTTATCAATCGCGTATCAGCCTGTCTGCTACGGGTTTTTATAAAACCCCTGATATCCAATGGGATCGGATCAAAGGGGAAGGCCAACCGTTTTTCTACTTTGCATATGGCGCCGCGATCACCGAGGTCGTGATCAATACACTTACAGGCGAGAACCGCATTTTGCGCGCCGATATCCTGCATGACGCGGGGCAATCCCTTAACCCCGCATTGGATATCGGGCAGGTTGAGGGCGGTTATGTTCAAGGGGCGGGGTGGCTTACAACCGAAGAGCTGGTTTGGGATGATCGCGGGGCCCTGAAAACCCATGCTCCCTCGACCTATAAAATACCTGCCTGCTCGGATCGGCCAGATATCTTTAACGTCGCCCTTTGGGATCAACCAAACCCCGCGCGCACGATCTACCGTTCTAAAGCCGTAGGCGAGCCTCCGTTTATGTTGGGCATATCCGCATGGTCCGCCCTTGCGGATGCAATTGCCAACTGTGGCCCCGCCTACCCAGACCTGCAAACCCCAGCAACGGCAGAGGCGGTTCTGGCAGCTGTGGAACGGGCGCGCGATGGCTGA